From the Leptospira sp. WS60.C2 genome, one window contains:
- a CDS encoding fatty acid desaturase: MRTISKKLNKEEIEAFGKEVDALREEVMSKVGKEDADHIRFIYKTYRYTEVLGRGLIHFSFEPISFVAGTLLLSISKIINNMELGHNVLHGQYDWMNDPRFNSRTFDWDIVCSAHQWKFYHNYMHHTYTNVLNKDHDYGYNFTRLTEAQKWKPVHLTQPFTNMFLAMNFQWGIGAHGYRVEHLETPKKLRKKKTLKDYKALFFKKVEVQLLKDYVLFPALAGLNFPKVILGNMIANLVRNLWTYAVIFCGHFTENAESFTAKEIVGETKAQWYLRQLKGSSNLDGSNLFYTMTGHLSHQIEHHMFPDMPAIRYREVAPRLKEICAKYGQHYNTGSFVKQFASVWKRIIAYSFPDHIARKFMGKRKKFLEPTIVLTQPSFQVSLPSDEKTVSMT, encoded by the coding sequence ATGAGAACGATTAGTAAAAAATTAAACAAAGAAGAAATTGAAGCTTTTGGAAAAGAAGTTGATGCGCTTCGCGAAGAAGTGATGTCCAAAGTCGGAAAAGAAGACGCCGATCACATTCGGTTTATTTATAAAACCTATCGATACACAGAGGTTTTAGGAAGAGGATTGATTCATTTCAGTTTCGAACCAATTTCTTTTGTGGCTGGGACGTTACTATTATCGATCTCCAAAATTATCAATAATATGGAACTCGGGCATAATGTATTGCATGGCCAATATGATTGGATGAACGATCCTCGTTTTAACTCTAGAACCTTTGATTGGGACATCGTATGTAGTGCACACCAATGGAAATTTTACCATAATTATATGCACCACACCTATACAAATGTTTTGAATAAAGACCACGACTATGGTTACAACTTCACAAGATTAACCGAAGCACAAAAGTGGAAACCAGTACATTTAACCCAACCTTTTACAAATATGTTTCTTGCTATGAATTTCCAATGGGGCATTGGTGCTCATGGGTATCGTGTAGAACACTTAGAAACGCCTAAAAAACTCAGAAAGAAGAAAACATTAAAAGATTATAAAGCACTTTTCTTCAAAAAAGTTGAGGTACAACTTTTGAAGGATTACGTGTTGTTTCCTGCTCTTGCTGGATTGAATTTCCCAAAAGTGATATTAGGAAATATGATTGCAAACTTAGTTCGTAATCTTTGGACTTATGCGGTGATTTTCTGTGGTCACTTTACTGAAAATGCAGAATCCTTCACTGCCAAAGAGATTGTTGGTGAAACAAAAGCACAATGGTATTTGCGACAACTGAAAGGTTCTTCAAACTTAGATGGTAGCAATTTGTTTTATACAATGACAGGTCATTTAAGTCACCAGATTGAACACCATATGTTTCCAGACATGCCAGCAATTCGATATCGTGAGGTTGCACCTAGATTAAAAGAAATTTGTGCAAAGTACGGACAACATTATAACACTGGAAGTTTTGTGAAACAGTTTGCATCGGTTTGGAAACGAATCATCGCTTATTCTTTTCCTGATCACATCGCACGCAAATTCATGGGTAAACGTAAGAAGTTTTTAGAGCCAACGATTGTATTGACGCAACCTAGTTTTCAAGTCTCTCTTCCTTCTGATGAGAAGACAGTGTCTATGACATAA
- a CDS encoding TRL-like family protein, with product MKAFKRQNILFYITIVLSFFLMSGCAVGPTHGYIITETQFPGTFNPENNVKADKEAKGCQYTVLYLVTYGDAGAGSIANKNGINKIATIDHSSFSLFSGLVRNYCTFVVGE from the coding sequence ATGAAAGCATTCAAAAGACAGAATATTCTTTTTTACATAACAATTGTTTTATCATTTTTTCTAATGAGTGGCTGTGCTGTAGGACCAACTCATGGATATATCATCACCGAAACACAATTTCCTGGTACATTTAATCCAGAAAATAATGTGAAGGCAGACAAGGAAGCCAAGGGATGCCAATACACGGTGTTATACTTGGTTACTTATGGTGATGCAGGTGCGGGAAGCATCGCAAACAAAAACGGAATCAATAAAATCGCAACGATTGATCACTCTTCGTTTAGTTTGTTTAGCGGTTTAGTTCGAAATTATTGTACATTTGTTGTAGGCGAATAA
- a CDS encoding DUF1858 domain-containing protein: MTESTKPRFFKEMTVGEAIAIHPEAGLVFSSYHLGGCSHCSINEVETIEQVCMGYGVEVDTLIDSLNNLFAEE, encoded by the coding sequence ATGACTGAATCAACAAAACCACGCTTTTTTAAAGAAATGACCGTAGGCGAAGCGATTGCCATCCATCCGGAAGCGGGGCTTGTTTTCTCAAGTTACCACTTAGGTGGATGTTCCCATTGTTCCATCAATGAAGTAGAAACCATTGAACAAGTTTGTATGGGTTACGGAGTCGAAGTGGATACACTCATTGACTCTCTGAACAACCTCTTTGCTGAAGAGTAA
- the ccrA gene encoding crotonyl-CoA carboxylase/reductase — translation MSNVEIVPVGELPPIGVVPKKMHAQVIRPERYGEPKTSFQSEVIDVPEIGPNEVLVATMAAGVNYNNVWAALGYPVDVIGARNKKGEPEKFHIGGSDASGIVYKVGSEVKNVKVGDEVVVHCAMWDPKDPWVLAGKDPMFAPSQIIWGYESNWGSFAQFCKVQDHQCLPRPQHLTWEESSAYMLVAATAYRMLHHWKPNDVKPGDVALIWGGAGGLGAMAIQIVKAAGGIPIAVVSSDDKIDFCKNLGAAGVINRNKFKHWGALTSDINKPEAFAEWTKQAREFGKAIWDIAGKGKNPQIVFEHPGESTLPTSVFVCETGGMVVICAGTTGFNATGDLRYLWMRQKRLQGSHFANDDNCRDLNQLVIDKKVDPVLAKTFTFDQTGECHQLMRENKHPAGNMSILVGAKTTGLGKK, via the coding sequence ATGAGCAACGTCGAAATCGTACCTGTAGGGGAACTTCCTCCTATTGGAGTTGTGCCAAAAAAAATGCACGCACAAGTCATTCGTCCGGAACGTTACGGTGAACCAAAAACTTCGTTTCAATCAGAAGTGATTGATGTTCCAGAGATTGGTCCGAATGAAGTTCTCGTGGCCACAATGGCAGCCGGAGTAAACTATAACAACGTTTGGGCGGCCTTAGGTTACCCTGTTGATGTGATTGGTGCACGAAATAAAAAAGGGGAACCTGAAAAGTTTCACATTGGTGGATCTGATGCTTCAGGGATCGTATACAAAGTTGGTTCTGAAGTAAAAAATGTAAAAGTGGGTGATGAAGTTGTTGTCCATTGTGCCATGTGGGATCCAAAAGACCCTTGGGTTCTTGCTGGAAAAGATCCTATGTTTGCACCTTCGCAAATCATTTGGGGATATGAATCAAACTGGGGATCCTTTGCACAGTTTTGCAAAGTGCAAGACCACCAATGCCTTCCTCGCCCTCAACACCTAACATGGGAAGAATCATCTGCATATATGTTAGTTGCTGCAACTGCTTATCGAATGTTACACCATTGGAAACCAAATGATGTAAAACCTGGTGATGTGGCTTTGATCTGGGGTGGAGCCGGTGGACTCGGTGCAATGGCCATTCAGATTGTAAAAGCAGCTGGGGGAATTCCAATCGCTGTTGTTTCTTCTGATGATAAAATTGATTTTTGTAAAAATTTAGGTGCTGCAGGTGTCATCAATCGTAACAAGTTCAAACACTGGGGAGCGCTCACTTCCGACATTAATAAGCCAGAAGCATTTGCTGAATGGACAAAACAAGCTCGTGAGTTTGGTAAAGCGATTTGGGACATTGCTGGTAAAGGCAAAAATCCTCAAATCGTATTTGAACATCCAGGGGAATCAACACTTCCTACATCTGTGTTTGTTTGTGAAACTGGTGGTATGGTTGTGATTTGTGCCGGAACTACAGGTTTTAATGCAACAGGTGATTTACGTTATCTTTGGATGAGACAAAAACGTCTGCAAGGTTCTCACTTCGCAAACGACGACAACTGTCGCGACTTAAACCAATTGGTGATCGACAAAAAAGTGGATCCAGTTTTGGCAAAAACGTTTACGTTTGATCAAACGGGTGAGTGCCACCAATTGATGCGTGAAAACAAACACCCAGCAGGAAACATGTCAATTCTCGTTGGTGCAAAAACGACAGGATTAGGAAAGAAGTAA
- a CDS encoding flavin reductase family protein gives MKTFPFIYNEPRDFLKSLQPKAWADFFLGELSPRFSVTAIKAKVIAVKEETPDTKSFVLNPNWLWKGFQSGQHVPVTVEIAGRRVTRFYSLSSHPNDKYLQITVKRQKGGLVSNFLNQNVKKGDILELGEVSGEFVLEKNLPKDLLFLAGGSGITPIYSILQELQKLNGDRNVTLLYFVRSYEDIIFRSSFESMQKNASWLKIHFVFSDVPKEGYESGFLTKEILDKYVPNLKSTSVYVCGPAPMQTKALSLLEGLSVKSELFLLPGQNVTKVKKEGTVDVFLSLSHKTIQVKGERSLLEELEEQGIYPQSGCRMGICHTCVCKKQAGSVTDLSSGEKSQLGEENIQICVSRAESNLEIEL, from the coding sequence ATGAAAACATTTCCTTTTATCTACAACGAACCCAGAGATTTTCTAAAATCTCTCCAACCCAAGGCGTGGGCCGATTTCTTTCTTGGGGAATTGAGTCCCAGGTTCTCAGTCACTGCCATAAAGGCAAAAGTCATTGCTGTGAAAGAGGAAACTCCAGATACCAAATCCTTTGTATTAAATCCAAACTGGTTATGGAAAGGATTCCAATCCGGGCAACACGTTCCCGTGACAGTGGAAATTGCGGGAAGAAGAGTCACACGATTCTATTCCTTATCATCCCATCCAAATGATAAATATTTACAAATCACTGTTAAACGCCAAAAAGGTGGCCTTGTTTCTAACTTTCTCAATCAAAACGTAAAGAAAGGTGATATTTTAGAATTAGGAGAGGTTTCTGGAGAATTTGTACTCGAGAAAAATCTTCCTAAGGACTTGTTGTTTTTGGCAGGTGGAAGTGGAATCACACCTATTTATTCCATCCTCCAAGAGTTACAAAAGTTAAATGGCGATAGGAATGTCACCCTTTTGTATTTTGTGAGATCCTACGAAGATATCATCTTCAGGTCTTCCTTCGAATCGATGCAAAAAAATGCTAGTTGGTTGAAGATTCATTTCGTATTTTCTGATGTTCCAAAAGAAGGTTATGAATCTGGATTTCTAACAAAAGAAATTTTAGATAAATACGTTCCCAATTTAAAATCAACAAGTGTTTACGTCTGTGGACCAGCACCGATGCAAACAAAAGCCCTCTCTTTATTGGAAGGTCTTTCCGTGAAATCTGAACTCTTTTTGTTACCAGGACAAAACGTAACCAAAGTAAAAAAAGAGGGAACTGTTGATGTGTTTTTATCCCTTAGCCACAAGACCATTCAAGTGAAAGGGGAAAGATCTTTATTGGAAGAGTTAGAAGAACAAGGTATTTATCCGCAAAGTGGTTGTAGAATGGGAATTTGCCATACATGCGTCTGTAAAAAACAAGCGGGTTCTGTTACGGATCTTTCCAGTGGCGAAAAATCTCAGTTAGGTGAAGAAAATATCCAAATTTGCGTTTCAAGAGCTGAATCCAATTTGGAGATAGAACTTTAG
- a CDS encoding TRL-like family protein, with protein sequence MLYDTSANGNTNPSREYATLAPLFKGGFFYHRNTTPGPIGIGAEPKSEGKACSHSYIGMFSFGNSRIETAKKNGNIQKVAFVDYENTGILAGFIYHQFCTIVKGSN encoded by the coding sequence ATGCTTTACGATACGTCCGCCAACGGAAACACCAATCCAAGCCGAGAATATGCGACTCTAGCTCCTCTATTTAAAGGTGGTTTTTTTTATCATCGAAATACAACACCAGGACCAATTGGAATTGGCGCTGAACCAAAGTCAGAAGGAAAGGCATGCAGCCATTCTTATATTGGTATGTTCTCTTTTGGAAATTCTCGCATCGAAACTGCTAAAAAGAACGGAAACATTCAAAAAGTGGCGTTTGTCGATTACGAAAATACAGGCATATTAGCCGGCTTCATCTACCATCAATTCTGCACCATCGTGAAAGGTTCCAACTAA
- a CDS encoding NAD(P)-dependent alcohol dehydrogenase — protein sequence MRQAEIKQFGLENLKVIEVEDPKDLGPNDVLVRLYAASLNYRDSLVVEGKYNPKFPLPLVPCSDGAGQVIQTGSSVTEWNVGDKVLLTFAPKWIAKEGTHAEIRHTIGGPLPGTLRELAIVPETGLVKMPSHLSYEEAATLPCAALTAWSGLFEYSQLKPGEFVVVQGTGGVSIFALQFAKMMGAKVILTSSSEEKLQRGKDLGADFLINYKEMKDWGKEVRRITNKVGADHIIEVGGAGTLEQSISACRPFGVIHLIGILAGRSGELNLLPAVMNNLKIQGLVVGGRNAFIEMNRAIEQSGLRPVVDKVFPLSYVVEAIQYLRSGAHFGKIVITI from the coding sequence ATGAGACAAGCAGAGATAAAACAATTTGGACTAGAAAATTTAAAAGTAATTGAGGTAGAAGATCCAAAAGATCTTGGACCGAACGATGTTTTGGTTCGATTGTATGCGGCTTCGTTAAACTACCGTGATTCGCTCGTTGTGGAAGGGAAATACAATCCTAAATTTCCTTTGCCACTTGTTCCTTGTAGTGATGGTGCAGGACAAGTGATTCAAACTGGATCAAGTGTTACAGAATGGAATGTTGGCGATAAAGTCCTTCTTACGTTCGCACCCAAATGGATCGCCAAAGAAGGGACTCATGCAGAAATCCGCCACACGATAGGAGGACCTTTGCCTGGAACACTTCGGGAATTGGCGATTGTTCCTGAGACGGGACTTGTGAAGATGCCGTCCCATCTGAGTTATGAGGAAGCGGCCACCTTACCTTGTGCCGCACTCACTGCATGGTCTGGGTTGTTTGAATACAGTCAATTGAAACCTGGTGAGTTTGTCGTGGTACAGGGAACAGGTGGTGTTTCCATTTTTGCTTTGCAGTTTGCAAAAATGATGGGTGCCAAAGTGATCCTTACTTCCTCGAGTGAAGAAAAATTGCAAAGAGGAAAGGACTTAGGAGCCGATTTTTTAATCAATTATAAAGAAATGAAAGATTGGGGAAAAGAAGTAAGGCGTATCACCAATAAAGTCGGTGCAGATCATATCATTGAAGTCGGTGGTGCTGGAACCTTAGAACAGTCAATTTCCGCCTGTCGTCCGTTTGGTGTCATTCATTTGATTGGAATTTTGGCGGGTAGATCTGGAGAATTAAATCTTTTACCTGCAGTGATGAACAATTTAAAAATCCAAGGATTGGTTGTGGGTGGAAGAAACGCATTTATAGAAATGAACAGAGCGATTGAACAGTCTGGTCTCAGACCCGTTGTCGATAAAGTTTTCCCTCTTTCGTATGTTGTGGAAGCAATCCAATACCTTCGATCGGGCGCTCACTTTGGAAAAATTGTCATTACGATTTAA
- a CDS encoding VOC family protein → MYPRINLITLAVSDLNRAVHFYETGLGWKKSKESNESVAFFQIGALVLGLFGEKDLANDIGIPFQKRQEYSGITLAQNVEGEAEVDRIIESVRKLGAVILKEPQKVFWGGYSSYFKDLDGHIFEVTYNPFFPLNEKGEIKLN, encoded by the coding sequence ATGTATCCACGAATCAATCTCATCACACTTGCCGTTTCTGACTTAAACAGAGCAGTTCATTTTTATGAAACAGGCCTTGGTTGGAAAAAATCCAAAGAGAGTAATGAAAGTGTTGCATTCTTTCAAATTGGAGCCTTGGTACTCGGTTTGTTTGGGGAAAAAGATTTGGCAAATGACATTGGAATTCCTTTTCAAAAAAGGCAAGAGTATTCTGGGATTACATTGGCACAAAATGTAGAAGGCGAAGCAGAAGTAGATCGTATCATAGAAAGTGTACGAAAGTTAGGTGCTGTCATTCTCAAAGAACCACAGAAAGTGTTTTGGGGTGGGTATAGTTCTTACTTTAAAGATTTAGATGGGCATATTTTTGAAGTCACATACAATCCATTTTTCCCACTCAATGAAAAGGGTGAAATTAAATTAAATTAA
- a CDS encoding PAS domain S-box protein: MPITEIKHSLDHILLVEDEAILAVSQAEFLKLRGYSVSHVSNSEEAIQWMSSEELVDLILMDINLSDELDGVQLAKKILEIRDLPILFFSGYSDQKTLNRVADIKHYGFIPKISSPDVVECMIKSALKLYQSEQSLAVREKELRVTFEAMGDAVIVLTSEGQIRDINQNALDLLGYPKKDLMNQDISSFLYVVQSDSRTRINYSSLYKDKSLEQSKRRNDLIVISSKGQETNVTETISPILDTNRKLNGIVIVFRENPESPVLVPPKDAASLYAKVFELSPIAMAISTIKDDTYLDINPAMEKIFRFEKEKVIGKKTEDFQSWSDPEQIQNLNKIYLENGRLSGERMSVQHPDGSHYEVLVFSQAIEILGERFVLWFNLDVTKILDIESRLAKSLEEKDVLLKELQHRVKNTLAIISGLLNLESFKVENEIAKKSFLNAQSRIMSMSKVYENLYQSEDLESVDLQKYIEDLVYSLHDIFVLNPSKIRFDVQLENIRLDLKRTLPLGLILNELLTNALKYAYPNESGGVIRINLAKSNDSVMLTVGDDGVGLPESVNIEKGNHFGYELIRSLTSQLKGVFSSVSKKGEGLNIIISFPL; the protein is encoded by the coding sequence ATGCCTATTACAGAAATAAAACATAGTCTAGATCATATCCTTCTCGTGGAGGATGAAGCAATTCTTGCGGTTTCACAAGCAGAGTTTCTGAAGTTAAGGGGATACTCAGTTTCGCATGTTTCTAACTCAGAAGAGGCGATTCAGTGGATGAGTTCTGAAGAACTTGTCGATCTCATTCTTATGGATATCAATCTCTCCGATGAGTTAGATGGTGTCCAATTAGCAAAAAAAATTTTAGAAATCAGAGATCTTCCCATTCTATTTTTTAGCGGTTATTCTGATCAAAAAACACTCAATCGTGTTGCCGATATAAAACACTACGGATTCATTCCTAAAATCTCTAGTCCAGATGTTGTGGAGTGTATGATCAAATCCGCACTCAAACTTTACCAATCGGAACAAAGCCTTGCCGTTCGGGAAAAAGAACTTCGTGTTACCTTCGAAGCTATGGGTGATGCTGTCATCGTGTTAACTTCAGAAGGTCAAATTCGAGACATTAACCAAAATGCTTTGGATTTGTTAGGTTATCCTAAAAAAGATTTAATGAACCAGGATATATCATCTTTTTTATATGTAGTACAATCAGATTCGCGAACTAGAATCAATTACTCATCTCTTTATAAAGATAAATCGTTGGAACAATCCAAAAGAAGAAATGATTTAATCGTTATTTCGAGCAAAGGGCAGGAAACAAACGTAACAGAGACGATTTCGCCAATCTTAGATACGAATCGGAAGTTAAATGGAATTGTCATTGTGTTTCGTGAGAATCCAGAATCTCCAGTTTTGGTTCCACCAAAAGACGCCGCAAGTTTGTATGCAAAAGTGTTTGAGCTGAGTCCCATTGCCATGGCAATTTCTACGATTAAGGATGATACTTACTTGGATATCAATCCAGCCATGGAAAAGATCTTTCGTTTTGAAAAAGAGAAAGTCATCGGTAAAAAAACAGAAGACTTTCAATCGTGGAGTGACCCAGAACAAATTCAGAATCTGAACAAAATCTATCTTGAAAATGGAAGGTTGTCTGGAGAAAGGATGTCTGTTCAACATCCAGATGGAAGCCACTACGAAGTGTTGGTATTTAGCCAAGCGATTGAAATTCTTGGGGAACGATTTGTACTTTGGTTTAATTTAGATGTAACAAAAATATTGGATATCGAAAGTCGACTAGCAAAATCTCTCGAAGAGAAAGATGTTTTACTCAAAGAGTTGCAACACCGAGTGAAAAATACTTTGGCCATCATCTCAGGTTTACTGAACCTAGAGTCTTTCAAAGTTGAAAACGAAATAGCAAAAAAATCATTTTTAAATGCACAATCTCGGATCATGTCTATGTCGAAGGTTTATGAAAACTTATACCAATCAGAAGATTTGGAATCTGTGGACCTTCAAAAATATATCGAAGATCTAGTTTATAGCTTACACGATATTTTTGTATTGAATCCAAGTAAAATTCGTTTTGATGTTCAGTTAGAGAACATCCGTTTGGATCTCAAAAGAACCTTGCCTTTGGGGTTGATTTTAAATGAATTGCTCACTAATGCATTAAAGTATGCCTATCCCAATGAATCTGGTGGAGTGATACGCATCAACTTAGCCAAGTCAAACGACAGTGTGATGTTAACGGTTGGTGATGATGGTGTTGGACTACCAGAATCGGTCAACATTGAGAAGGGAAATCATTTTGGTTATGAACTCATTCGAAGTTTGACATCACAACTCAAAGGAGTCTTCTCTTCGGTTTCCAAAAAAGGAGAAGGACTCAATATCATCATTTCTTTCCCTCTTTAA
- a CDS encoding DUF2721 domain-containing protein, with protein sequence MDHLTYNIPGLLFPAISLLMLGFTNRFFGLASLSRQLLAEYENTKSEVLAKQIHNLRFRISLILYSQSAGILSLILCTCSIGMIPFYNLVAWILFAFSLFFMVVSLVLALVEIHLSVTALDIERKSILEPDHSLKS encoded by the coding sequence TTGGACCACTTAACGTATAACATCCCTGGTCTCTTATTTCCTGCGATCTCTCTACTCATGCTCGGTTTTACCAATCGATTCTTCGGATTGGCGAGTTTGTCGAGACAACTTTTGGCTGAGTATGAAAATACAAAATCCGAAGTTTTAGCAAAACAGATCCACAACCTACGATTTCGAATCTCGCTTATTTTATACTCACAAAGTGCAGGCATCCTGAGTTTGATCTTGTGCACTTGTTCCATTGGAATGATTCCTTTTTATAACTTAGTTGCTTGGATCTTATTCGCTTTCTCTTTATTTTTTATGGTTGTATCGCTTGTGCTCGCTCTCGTCGAGATTCATCTTTCAGTGACCGCTCTCGACATCGAAAGAAAGTCAATCTTAGAACCAGATCATTCCCTTAAATCGTAA
- a CDS encoding TRL domain-containing protein, whose protein sequence is MKLIKIFTFVFFLSIFTNCQSGPFPAFLYQYSTQHTTGDSTGNNLTSAKIVKFGKSCSMSGYIINVFFYGAGNSIEEAARNGKIQKVAVVDRESLSILGFLFYRECIIAWGE, encoded by the coding sequence ATGAAATTAATTAAAATATTTACTTTTGTATTTTTTCTTTCCATTTTTACCAATTGTCAATCAGGGCCATTCCCTGCATTTTTATACCAATATTCCACTCAACATACGACTGGAGATAGCACTGGTAACAATCTAACTTCCGCAAAGATTGTAAAATTCGGAAAATCATGTTCCATGTCGGGTTATATCATCAATGTTTTCTTCTATGGAGCAGGAAATTCTATTGAGGAAGCAGCACGCAATGGAAAGATTCAAAAAGTTGCTGTAGTGGATAGAGAATCACTTTCCATTCTAGGATTTTTATTCTACAGAGAATGTATTATCGCTTGGGGTGAATAA
- a CDS encoding 6-carboxytetrahydropterin synthase has protein sequence MFTQENGKFYVRIEGRFESAHFLYQYFADGSDEPIHGHSWKVEVFLEGDTNIRPDGISYDFLTARNKLMELVHSIDHILINDHPDFKGINPTSENVARWFYSGLKEEVKASPGKIRRIVIHEGPENLAFFEPD, from the coding sequence ATGTTTACCCAAGAAAACGGGAAATTTTATGTGAGAATCGAGGGCCGTTTTGAGTCTGCCCATTTCCTTTACCAATACTTTGCAGATGGCTCTGATGAGCCGATCCACGGCCATTCCTGGAAGGTAGAGGTATTTTTGGAGGGAGACACGAACATCCGTCCCGATGGAATCTCCTATGACTTTTTGACAGCTAGGAACAAATTGATGGAGTTAGTTCACTCTATTGACCACATTCTGATCAATGACCATCCAGACTTCAAAGGAATCAATCCTACCTCTGAAAATGTTGCCAGATGGTTCTATAGTGGTCTAAAAGAAGAAGTCAAAGCCTCACCAGGCAAAATTCGTAGAATTGTGATCCACGAAGGCCCGGAGAATTTAGCATTTTTTGAACCAGACTAG
- a CDS encoding TetR family transcriptional regulator, translating into MNDCLLRFQAKMNKRDTQKQKTHSKLLESALGLMGEEKGLGDLSLREVTAKAGIVPAAFYRHFKSMEELGLHLVEECGYRIQTIVGDARNKGAYRSALQLTIGYFFDYVTNNRSLFRFIARERTGGNRKIRESIRDAMHMIALELAKDMRMPKSISIQDTLFASELIVSICFQMASDYLDLDTEAHFEMRKIKVKTIKQVRLVFIGTIRGRKHRHR; encoded by the coding sequence GTGAACGATTGTTTACTCAGATTCCAAGCCAAAATGAACAAACGGGACACCCAAAAGCAAAAAACCCACTCCAAACTCTTAGAAAGTGCCCTTGGCCTGATGGGCGAAGAGAAGGGACTCGGGGACTTAAGCCTACGAGAGGTCACAGCAAAAGCAGGAATCGTCCCGGCCGCATTTTATCGCCATTTTAAGTCTATGGAAGAATTGGGACTCCATTTGGTGGAAGAATGTGGCTACCGCATCCAAACCATCGTCGGAGATGCACGTAACAAAGGTGCCTACCGCTCCGCCTTACAACTTACGATCGGATATTTTTTTGATTATGTAACGAACAATCGCTCCCTCTTTCGTTTCATTGCGAGAGAGAGGACTGGTGGAAATCGAAAAATCCGTGAGAGCATTCGAGATGCCATGCACATGATTGCACTTGAACTTGCAAAAGATATGCGAATGCCAAAATCAATTTCCATTCAAGATACCTTATTTGCGTCCGAACTCATTGTCAGTATTTGTTTTCAAATGGCTTCTGATTATTTAGATTTAGATACGGAAGCCCATTTTGAGATGCGGAAAATCAAAGTGAAAACGATCAAACAAGTTCGTTTGGTTTTTATTGGTACGATCCGTGGCAGAAAACACCGACATAGGTAA